One Leptospira levettii genomic window, AGTTTGATTAGGTTTTCGTGGAGTTTTGATCCGCGGATGAACTGAAAAAATCGTGTTTTTTCAATGGTGAGGGCGAGTACATCGGTTTCTGCATACACATCAGCTTGGCGTACGGTGTCGAGGATGAGAGAGGCTTCTCCAAAATACTCATAAGTTCCGTAACGTTTCACTGCGGAATTGTCACTGGAAAGTCCTTCAAATCGTACATTCCCAGAAGCGATGATAAAAAATCTGTCACCATGGGTTCCTTTTTTGATGATTTGTTCCCCACGCCGGAATCGTTCTTCTTTGACAATTTGTAAGAACTCTTTTGCCTTTTCGATGGGGAATCCTGAGAAAATATCAATCTGCGATAAAATTTCTAACAGTTGGAATGCTTCTTGGTGTTTAGGAGGAGTGATTTCCGGATACAAAGTATTTTCGATACCAAACTTTGCAAGCGTTAGGTGGTTTCCAGTGGGCATATCTTTTGCGGCAATGTGATAAACCGTAATTCGTTTTTGCACTTCTTCCGGAAGGGATGCTAAATAACTGATTTTGGTATGAAGGGGAGGGACTCCTGCTTCGTGGTAAATGATTTTACGATCCCAAGGAAAGTCTTTTAGGAATTGGTATCTTGTTTCTGGCAAAACACCTTTTTTGTACATATCTTCAAAAGCTTCTGGGTCATTTAAATGGTCTGAAGTGTAATAAAAAGATTGGTCTTGGAAAAAGAATTCAAAACCGACGGATGGAATGGAATGTAGAGCATAATGAAAATAAAACTCACCACCATTGATGATGGTGGGTCTACCAATGACAACTGGGATAAAATCAAATAAGTCAGTGATCTCTTTTCGCGGAATCTTTGTTAGACTGCAGTATTTTTTGAGGAAAGATTCCATCACAGTCGCGGTCGCATAAATTGTGATCTTAGATTCTTCTAAGATTTTTTGGAAGGTTCCCGCATCATGGTCTGCATGGCAGTGGGTGAGAATGATGGAGTTGATGAACTTGGGATTTACATTTGATTCTCGTAACCACTCAGTTGAGTTTACAGGAGGATCGACCATGATCCCTTGGCCATTCAGCCAAATGATAAACCCTGATGTGTTGTCAGATGGATCAAAACCATGAGAGGGTCCAAGGCATGTGATTCCAATGAGAGGTGGTTGGAATGGTTCTTCCAATCGTTTTCCAATATCATATTTGACATGGAAGTCCACTTCACCCGGAATTTTGATTTTTTTCTCTCCATCCACAACAAGGAATTCGTTTGAAGGCAGTTGTTCGATGGTGATCCCACCAAACTTTGCTTTGTGGGAGTCATCAAACAAAACAAACTCCACCACTTCTTCCATCGTTTTATAACTTCGAAAGTATGCCATTTCTGCTTTGATATCAGGGAATCCAAAACTTTCTGCACCATCGATGAATTCGGAAGATAAGTTTACTTCTTGTGGTCCCATAAGAGATTCCCCAAGAACAATGGTTAGCTGCTCTTTTTGTTCAGCTGAACAGATGATGAAGGTTTTTTTGCCACCACGAAAGAAAAAATTGAAATAAATGGGGAATTCAAGTTCGGCAATGGAGATGCCTTTTTCAACATGAAAGAACTTATTAGGGAGGACAAACACCAAAGGGGTCTTTTTTTCGAGCCCCATGGTGTCCTTAATTGTCTCAGGAGGGGATCCAAATTGGATGTACCCTTCTGAAGTATCGACTAAATATCCCCCTCTAGGGAGTGCTGTAAAACCATTCGGTTCGGAACTGACCATTAGGGGATAATTTATTTCCTACTTGTGATTTTCTATAAATTTTTTAATTTGCGGTTTTGGTAAAGCACCAATTGCTTTGTCTACTAAAACTCCATCTTTATAGAGTAGAAGGGTAGGGATGGATTGGATTCCCAACTCTTGCGCTGTCTTTTGGTTGAAATCAACATTGAGTTTTGTAATTTTGATATCCGCCATTTCTTGCGAAAGTTCGTCAAGAACCGGAGCCACCATTCTGCATGGTCCACACCATTCTGCCCAACAATCTACTAAAACCACGCCATTTGCAGTTTCTTGTTTGAAATTGGCGTCATTGATTTCTGTAAGTGCCATATTTCGAAATCTCCTTTTGAAACGTATAACCTTTCTATAAACTAGACTGGATATTCTAGGGAAAAACGTCGATTATTGTTTCTTTTTTTTCTTTTTATCGTCGGATTCGAGGTCGGCGATCTTTTGTTGGAAGGACTCAATCAGTGTTTTGGTTTTTTCCAAATCCTCTGTTTCGCCTGTAATTTGGAATATTTTACGGTTCATCTCCAACATTTCCACAGAATGTTTCAAATCTGTGGAATCTTGTGTTGACATTTCAAATTTGGAACGATAGTCCTGCGCTGCTTGGTTGGCAAGTTCGATGATGAGATTAAAATGTTCCTTACGGATATAATAATAAGGATTTTCTAAATCTTGTTCTTTTTCGTAGGCAATAAAATCAAATAAATTCTTTGTACAAGCGGCAACACGGAAATTGATATCGGGCCAAGACCATTTCCATTTCGAATTGGAACCAAAGGCAGTTACTGTTTTTTTCATTGCTTGCAGTAATCCTTTGATGAGATTCAAACGTTGGGTAGGTGTGAATCTTTCGATTTTGGAAAGTTGTTCTTTGTTTTCGGATAAAGAACCATCCACATTATTCCCTACTGTTTTTTCAATGTAGGAAATACAGTTATAAATTTCTTTTCTGGCAGTCTCTAAGTAGTTGTTATTGTTGATCTCTAAAATAGCTGTGGATAGTTCATTGATCACAATACACGTGTTAATTGTTTTGATGGAATTA contains:
- a CDS encoding cAMP/cGMP-dependent 3',5'-cyclic-AMP/GMP phosphodiesterase gives rise to the protein MVSSEPNGFTALPRGGYLVDTSEGYIQFGSPPETIKDTMGLEKKTPLVFVLPNKFFHVEKGISIAELEFPIYFNFFFRGGKKTFIICSAEQKEQLTIVLGESLMGPQEVNLSSEFIDGAESFGFPDIKAEMAYFRSYKTMEEVVEFVLFDDSHKAKFGGITIEQLPSNEFLVVDGEKKIKIPGEVDFHVKYDIGKRLEEPFQPPLIGITCLGPSHGFDPSDNTSGFIIWLNGQGIMVDPPVNSTEWLRESNVNPKFINSIILTHCHADHDAGTFQKILEESKITIYATATVMESFLKKYCSLTKIPRKEITDLFDFIPVVIGRPTIINGGEFYFHYALHSIPSVGFEFFFQDQSFYYTSDHLNDPEAFEDMYKKGVLPETRYQFLKDFPWDRKIIYHEAGVPPLHTKISYLASLPEEVQKRITVYHIAAKDMPTGNHLTLAKFGIENTLYPEITPPKHQEAFQLLEILSQIDIFSGFPIEKAKEFLQIVKEERFRRGEQIIKKGTHGDRFFIIASGNVRFEGLSSDNSAVKRYGTYEYFGEASLILDTVRQADVYAETDVLALTIEKTRFFQFIRGSKLHENLIKLNSIRETNTWKTLTESQTFRGLTSYQVTQLELILKLETVKKEAVLIEEGQTFQNAYIVRSGTVVVMQNHKTIRELGAGDFVGEIYSLTKGLPSHFSFIAWPGTELYVLSQEDAIQYIKKNPGVYMKLNTVYN
- the trxA gene encoding thioredoxin, whose protein sequence is MRFKRRFRNMALTEINDANFKQETANGVVLVDCWAEWCGPCRMVAPVLDELSQEMADIKITKLNVDFNQKTAQELGIQSIPTLLLYKDGVLVDKAIGALPKPQIKKFIENHK